In the Cellvibrio sp. KY-GH-1 genome, CCACCAGAATCATTTTGGAGTGGGTTTTAAAGCCCACCACGCCGTAGATCACGTGAATACCAAAGCGCTGCAAGCGTTCGGCAAGTGCCACGTTTTGCTCTTCATCAAAACGCGCGCGCAATTCCACGATGGCGGTAACTTCTTTGCCCGCTTTGGCGGCAGCTACCAAGGCATCCACAATCGGCGAATTGGAGCCGGTGCGATACAGGGTTTGTTTAATCGCCAATACATTGGGGTCAGCCGCCGCTTCACGTAAAAAATCCACCACGCCCTGGAATGAGTCGAAAGGGTGATGGAGCAAAATATCCTGCTTCTGCAGCACTTCAAAATAGGAGTTGGTGCGCTTGGGCAATTTGGGCATGGCTTGCACAAACGGCTTGAAGTAATGCTGCGCGTCTTTCACCAGATCAAATAAATCGCTGTAGCGATTCAAATTCACCGGGCCGTTAATGCGGTACAAATCGCGCTCTTTAATTTCGCAGCGCTCCAGCAAAAAGTGCTCAAGCTCCGCCGGGCAAGTATCGGTAATTTCCAGACGCACTTCATCGCCGTATTGGCGATAGGCCAATTCACCTTGCACTGCGCGCAATAAATCATCGGCTTCCTCTTCGTCGAGGAAAATATCCGAGTTGCGTGTCAGGCGGAATTGATAGCTTTCCATCACCGTCATGCCGACAAAAATTTCCGCCATGAAAAAATGGATGATGGAGGAGATAAACGCAAAATTGCGCCCGTTAATACTTAAGGCTTCGGGCAATTCAATAATGTGCGGCAGTGAGCGCGGCACCTGCACAATCGCGCGGCCGGAGTTGCGCCCGAACGCGTCTTTGCCGTCGAGTCGCACAATAAAATTCAAACTTTTGTTGAGGATGCGCGGAAAGGGGTGCGCCGGATCAAGACCGATCGGGCTCAGCACTGGCAGTACATCCGACAAAAAAATGTGTTTGAGGTAATTGATTTGCTCGGGCGTCCAATCTTCGCGGCGCAGTACGCGAATGCCCTGTTCAGCCATGGACGGCAGCAACTCACTGTTGAGTATGCGGTACTGCTCGGCTACCAGCTCGTGCGCGCGCAGCGAAATTTCATTCAAGGTTTGCGCCTGCGTCAAACCGTCGGGCCCGGACGTGGGCGGGGCATTGCGTTCGATGATTTCAACCAGTCCGCCGACCCGCACCTCAAAGAATTCGTCGAGGTTGGTAGAGAAAATACACAGGAAACGCAAGCGCTCCAGCAGTGGCAAACTGCGGTTATAAGCTTGATGGAGTACGCGCTTGTTGAATTCGAGCAGGCTCAGCTCGCGATTGAAATAGGCGTTAGACACCTTGGACCTCATAGCACCAGACTTTTTGCGCCAGATTATGGCAATTATGTGACAAACATAAGACAGCATTCGCTGCCGCTAACACTAGCAAAGTTTTGGCATGGAAAGCGGAATTAAGTACAAAAACCCGAGCTACGAAAGCGGTTAGGTATAGGAGGGAAAAGCAGCAAGCCGGGCTTAGGCCCGGCCCCTGTGTC is a window encoding:
- the ppk1 gene encoding polyphosphate kinase 1 — translated: MSNAYFNRELSLLEFNKRVLHQAYNRSLPLLERLRFLCIFSTNLDEFFEVRVGGLVEIIERNAPPTSGPDGLTQAQTLNEISLRAHELVAEQYRILNSELLPSMAEQGIRVLRREDWTPEQINYLKHIFLSDVLPVLSPIGLDPAHPFPRILNKSLNFIVRLDGKDAFGRNSGRAIVQVPRSLPHIIELPEALSINGRNFAFISSIIHFFMAEIFVGMTVMESYQFRLTRNSDIFLDEEEADDLLRAVQGELAYRQYGDEVRLEITDTCPAELEHFLLERCEIKERDLYRINGPVNLNRYSDLFDLVKDAQHYFKPFVQAMPKLPKRTNSYFEVLQKQDILLHHPFDSFQGVVDFLREAAADPNVLAIKQTLYRTGSNSPIVDALVAAAKAGKEVTAIVELRARFDEEQNVALAERLQRFGIHVIYGVVGFKTHSKMILVARRETGKLRYYVHLGTGNYHPRTSKIYTDYGLLTSDKDIGEDVYRIFLQLSSMGKASKMEALLYAPFTLHKGMVKRIRTEKENAEHGKPARIIAKMNALYDEELVNELYAASQAGVQIDLIVRGVCQLRPGVPGLSENIRVRSIIGRFLEHHRVFYFENSGNPELYCSSADWMLRNMFHRVETCFPIKHKRIRDRILEDLHLYLADNTHAWSLQEDGSYRLTQPKEGEETIDAQAILLERWSAHI